GAGATCACCAATTTCAGGCTGAGGGAACTCGAGGTGTTATATGAGGCTTGAGAGCGATGCAAAGAATTACTCAGGAAGTGTCCGAATCATGGATATGCAGATTGGGTACAGATTGAGTTATTTTACAATGGTTTGGATGGGCCAACTAGAGGAAAAGTGGATGCAGCCGCCGGAGGTACTATTTTTTCCAAAACACCGGATGAGGCTTATGAATTACTTGAACAGATGACCATTAATAGTTACCAGTGGTCAAGTGAGAGATCTGGATCAAGGAAACCTGCTGGATTGTATGCTGTAGACCTGATCACATCACTTACTGCACAGGTTTCAGCGTTGACCACACAGATTGCAGCAATGAACAAGGCAGGCCAATCTACGTCTGATGTAGCATTGGTAACTGCCAAAGAAGAGCCCGTTATGGAGGAAGCTCAGTACATCAACAACAATTGTGGCTATGGAGGATATCGAGGTAATCCTCCCCCTAATACTTATCATCCAGGTTTGAGGAATCACGAGAATTTCTCTTATGCGAACAACAAGAACGTGTTGAATCCTCCACCGGGGTTCAATACACAGAAGGACGAAGGAAAGCCATCTTTTGAGGATCTAGTTGGGAAGTTTGTGGCTGAGTCTGGGAAAAGAATGGCTAAAACTGAGTCTCGTCTTGATAACATGGAGACACACATGGGCAATATGGGTGCCACGATGAAATCTTTAGAAACACAGATTGGGCAATTAGCCAATGCTTTGAAAGATCAGAACAGAGGACATTTTCTTAGCAATACGGAGGTGAATCCTAGGGAGCAATGCAAAGTTGTCACACTAAGGAGTGGCAAGGAAATTGGAATCCCAGATACTGCTGAAGAGAATGTAGAGATTCTTGTTGAGGAAGATGATGGAAAGGGTGTAAGTACTGCTGAAGAGAAAGTAGAGGAACCCAATAAAGTGATTGAACGGCAGCCTTTACCGAAGGCGAATCTTCCATATCCACAGAGGTTCAAGAAGAAAGGGTTAGATGATCTGTTTGCGAAGTTCTTGGACATCTTCAAGAAAGTACACATTAACATCCCATTTGCCGATGCATTGGAGCAGATGCCCAACTACGCTAAGTTCATCAAGGATGTGCTGTCCAAGAAGAGAAAACTTCAAGAGTTTGAGACCGTGAAGCTAACCGAAGAGTGCAGTGCCATACTCCAAAGGAAACTACCACAAAAACtcaaagatccagggagttttactATTCTTTGTGTTATTGGTGGTTCTAGGGTAAATAGGGCTTTATGTGATTTAGGTA
This window of the Primulina huaijiensis isolate GDHJ02 chromosome 3, ASM1229523v2, whole genome shotgun sequence genome carries:
- the LOC140972511 gene encoding uncharacterized protein, whose amino-acid sequence is MTINSYQWSSERSGSRKPAGLYAVDLITSLTAQVSALTTQIAAMNKAGQSTSDVALVTAKEEPVMEEAQYINNNCGYGGYRGNPPPNTYHPGLRNHENFSYANNKNVLNPPPGFNTQKDEGKPSFEDLVGKFVAESGKRMAKTESRLDNMETHMGNMGATMKSLETQIGQLANALKDQNRGHFLSNTEVNPREQCKVVTLRSGKEIGIPDTAEENVEILVEEDDGKGVSTAEEKVEEPNKVIERQPLPKANLPYPQRFKKKGLDDLFAKFLDIFKKVHINIPFADALEQMPNYAKFIKDVLSKKRKLQEFETVKLTEECSAILQRKLPQKLKDPGSFTILCVIGGSRVNRALCDLGTSINLMPFSIYRTLELGEVKPSTINLQLVDRSLTYPRGIVEDVMVKVDKFIFPDDFFILDMEEDQETPLIFGRPFLATGKALIDVHKGELTLRVGGDEVVFNNYNTIRGPNEVSACHSIDIIDSCVSHVSAGRMTKDSLERCLLESTSTVEEEDWDVREELLALNVLPKEKIDAQHEELLEDAYKKVPKSSPELKELPSHLCYAFLDESLSYPVIISSALTIDEKDRLLRVLQEFKSVLGWTISDIKGISPTICMHKILMQESYSPNVDH